The Vigna unguiculata cultivar IT97K-499-35 chromosome 1, ASM411807v1, whole genome shotgun sequence nucleotide sequence ATACCGTTGCaactaaaattttgatagtAGTTTCTTTCCACCGCTAATAGTATGCCTGAAATTATGTAAAGAAACACTTAATTTGTCTGAGAAAAAGCAAGCTTTTAATGGAAGtctattaacacaaaaataaacgGATCCAAGCAGAATAAATACAAAACATCACTGCAAATTGCAGTCTCTTGCTCTATCTTATAGCCGAGATTCTCCTGTCTACTGAACTCACATAATCTAAAGTTTATAACATGCATTTGATCATGAAATCTCCAATCATAACTTATTTGTCTCATCATCTAACAATTCACACAAATTATTGCTTatctttaaaaaacaattaaactaTGCATATACATAGACTAGATTAcattttaatagaatttttaaGAACTTTTTTAGCTTATTGAACATCCAATTAATACTTCCAAACCATCAAACACTTTATAAAGAATAAAGCAATCTATAGCAAAATGTATATCATAACCACACGGAATTTCCAAAactgaatatttaaaaaaatcttgtcacgtatatgataaataaaaaaggttttaGAATTGGCCTGGCCCTGAGTGCACAGTTTTATAAATCCATAAAATACAAACACAAGGTCTGTACAGATAACAGCCCATCAGCGGAGATGCAGATGTTAAGAAGATATGCCAGCTGACTAAGACTCATGTCGAATTACAACACTAACTGATTCACGACCAACGACATGCCTACAGCCCTCCAAAACCACACATCTAATTTAAGCCATAAGGCAATAAAAAACCTGttttacaaaaaacaaaacccTACTCAATAAAAGTACAAAACCGTTATCCTCGATGGACCACAACAAATTGTTTTAACTTCAGAAAATTAGTACCAGCCCAGCAACTAAAGGTTACAGAGCATTTACTATCTGCACATCTCACTGTGGGCAAGAATCAGATTCCCATAGCAATGTTATGGATGGAGGAGGTATGAAAGCATTTCAAAGCAACCTTACCTCCAGAACATCTAGGACCGGGAATCTTATTGTCGAGATATTGGGGCCATAGGCATTGATGAGGGCTGGTTATAGTAATTTCCATCCGAACCCTGAAAACCTTGATATGTAGCCATTGGAGGAGGGGTAAAAGTGGAAGCACCAACACCAGGATAGGCTGTCATTGTCGGCTGTTGTGTCATGCCATAGCTGTATGCCATACTACTAATGGATCCAGCAGTCTGCATGAACTGTGGCACAGGGTACTGTGAcattggtggtggtggcggtggcgGCAATGGGGGAGGTGACGATGAGGGTGGAGGTGGTGGTTCATTGGGAGTAGATTGCTGGTTGGTTGTAGGAGCATTGTGTTGAATAGACTCAGGTAGAGAAAAGGGAGGAAGAGGTTGTTGAGGATTCTGAGGTGGCATAAAAGATGGTTGGTCATTCTCGAGCTTGGTTCTCTTCTCAGAGTGATAATCAGCTGCTGACTGATTGCCTATGACACCTTCTGATGCTAGGGAGGACAGCACATATGATAGCATTTGCGCGGAGGAAGTTGAAGCAGTCAATTTTGCTGCCACTGCTGCAGCTGCAGATTTGCGTGGATCTTCCTCAATGTGTCCAGATTTCTGAGAAAATGACACTTGTGGAGTATACATCAATGGAGCAGATTGCTCCCCTTCACTAGAAATAATACTAAAACTAGCAGATGACATGGAGGTTTGAATTTCCTTTGAGCTCTGCTCAGCTAACGACTGAATGTTATTGCCATTAAGTAACTGTTGGCAGTTGTTGGACGCCCGATCTGACCGTACAT carries:
- the LOC114174231 gene encoding regulation of nuclear pre-mRNA domain-containing protein 1A — translated: MGSTFNPQILVEKLAKLNGSQASIETLSHWCIFHMNKAKQVVETWDRQFHGSRREKKLAFLYLANDILQNSRRKGAEFVGEFWKVLPDALRDVIQNGDDFARSEALRLIVIWEDRKVFGSRGQILKEEFVGRNVENTSRDVKPTNMKRPSAGNALEKIVSAFHVVYGGQKDEDAILSKCRNAINCLDKADKEIVSGQFGGSALVDELQGHNSVLKDCIEQLTAIESSRTSLVSHLREALEDQEFKLGQVRSQIQAANVRSDRASNNCQQLLNGNNIQSLAEQSSKEIQTSMSSASFSIISSEGEQSAPLMYTPQVSFSQKSGHIEEDPRKSAAAAVAAKLTASTSSAQMLSYVLSSLASEGVIGNQSAADYHSEKRTKLENDQPSFMPPQNPQQPLPPFSLPESIQHNAPTTNQQSTPNEPPPPPSSSPPPLPPPPPPPMSQYPVPQFMQTAGSISSMAYSYGMTQQPTMTAYPGVGASTFTPPPMATYQGFQGSDGNYYNQPSSMPMAPISRQ